From Microbacterium sufflavum:
CGGTTACGGGATCTGCCGCTCCTGCCACACCGTCGGGTAGCCGGGGAGGTTCTCCCCGCCGAACTTGGCGTAGTGGCCGTCGGGCATGCCCTCGTTCGCCGCCAGGTAGTCGTCCAGCTCCGCCTCGGTGATGGGCTTCTGCGGCAGCACCCACTCCTTCGGCACCTCCTGGCCGGCGAAGATCATCTGCGCCGCGAGCAGCGGGGTGCGCCACTGGAAGTTCGAGTACACCGGGGCGAGGCCGGTGAGGCCCGTGTCCTTCCACTTGCGCAGGAAGCTCATCTCGTCCTCACCGGTCATGACCGGGTAGTCCGCGCCGGCGTCCTCGAACGCCTCGATGGCCGCGACGGCGCCGTCACCGGCGTCCATCCAGATGCCGTCGACGTCGCCCTTGGCGAGCTCGTCGCTGATGATGCTCTTGATCTCCGCCGGGTCGGCGCCCGTGAAGTAGTCCACGGCCTCGATGCCCGCCTCGTCGAACAGCTTCTCGGCACCGGCCCAGCGGTGCTCCAGCACGTCGACGCCGGGGAGGATGCGCAGGGCCACGACCTTGTCGCCCTCCTCCAGGTTGTCGATCAGGAACTCGGCCGTGTCGATGCCCCAGGCGAAGCCGCCGATGGGGTGGATGAAGGTGACGGGGCAGTCGGTGTTCACACCGCGGTCGAACACCACCACGGGCTTCCCGGTCTCGCACGCCCGGTCGACGGCGGGCGTCATGGCCGCCGTGCTGTTCGGCGAGATGAGGAACACGTCGCAGTTCCCCTCCGAGATGAAGTAGTCGATGTCGGCGATCTGCGTGTCATCGGAGTCCTGCGCGTCGCGCGTCTCCATCTCGCTGATCGCCCCGGCCTCCTGCAGCGCCTTGAGCTGCTCGTTCATGGTGATCCAGCCCGTCTGCCGCCACGGGTTGGAGATCGAGGCGTTCGCGAAGCAGGCCTTCTTGGCCCCGGCGCTGGCGAACTCGGACGTGTCGACCATCTCGGCGTTGATGTGCTGCAGGTAGGGCTCGTCGGCGGGACCCTGGGGTTCCACGCCGCGCTCCTCGTCCTGCTTGTCGAACAGCTCCTGGTCGAACCACTCGGTCGTCTCCGCCGCCTGCTCGGGGTTCTCCGACTCCGCCGGCGCCACGGACGGGTCGGTCGTGCACCCGGCGAGCGCGATGAGGCCGAAGAGGGCCACCCCGGCGGTGGCGATCTTCATCGATCGTCGCATTGCTAATCTCCTCTGGTTTCTGTGTGGATGGTGCGTGAGGTCGTGGCGGCCCCGTGGGTCACGGGCGCCGCGGGTTCGGGTTCCGCGGGCTCCGGCGCCGCGGATTGGGGGCCGCGTGCGCGGCGGGCACGGAAGGCGACGGCGGAGTAGGCCACCGCAGCGATGATGATGACGCCCTGCACGGCGTCGCGCAGCGTGGACGGCACGCCCGCGATGTTGAGGAGCATGAACAGCGCCTCGAGCGTGAACGCCCCGGCGACCGCGCCCACGATCCAGCCCCGGCCACCGCCGAGCACGACGCCGCCGAGCACGACCGCCGTGATGGCGGTGAACTCGTAGCCGCGGCCGACCGACGGGTGCACGCCCGCATAGCCGACCAGCAGCACGGCCGACAGCGTGGCCGAGAGCGAGGAGATCACGAACGCGCGCGTGGTGACCCAGGCGCGGCGGGCACCGGCGTAGTCCACGGCCCTGGCGTTGTCGCCGATGGCGATGAGGGTCTTGCCGAGCGGCCGCTTCGTGAGGACGATGCCCAGCGCGAGCCACACGATCAGCAGCAGCACCGCCCACGGGATGAAGTCCAGCAGCGGCACGTCGCGCAGGCCGCCACGTCCGATCTCGCGGAAGCTGTCGGCGGGGTTTCCGGTGGCCGCTCCCCCTGTCCACCACATCACCCCGCCGAGCAGCGCGAGCATCATGCCGAGCGTCACGATGAACGACGGCACCTTCAGCAGCGTCGTGATCAGGCCGTTCACGAGCCCGACGGCCACCGCGAAGACCACCATGAGCAGCAGCACCGGGATGGTGCGGGCGTCGTCCTGGCCCACCAGGTTGCCGGCGATGATGACCTGCGCCGTGATGAGCGAGCCCTGCGACAGGTCGAACTCGCCGGCGATGATCACGAAGTACTGCCCGATCGCGACGATGGCGATGGGTGCGACCCGCTGCAGGAACCGCATGAACTGCCCCGGCTCGGCGAAGCTCGGGTTGAGGATCGTGACCGCGACGAGCAGCACCACCAGCAGCAGGAACACGGCGCCGCGCGGGCTGACGAGGGTGCGCAGGGCCTTCATGAGCGCGTTCCTTCCGTCGTGGAGCCGGGACTGGGCGCGAGCTCCCGCGCCGCCGCCGCCATCTCGGCCTCCGCGGCTCTGGCCGCCGCATCGCCCCCGGTGCGCGTGCCCCCGGCGCCGAAGCGCGGGCGACGCCGCACGATCGCGCGACGGCTGTACACCGCGACCGCCGCGACGATGACCACGCCGCGCACCACGTCCTTCAGGAACGGGTTCACCTGCAGCACGCTCATCACGTTGTCGACCACCGCGAGGATCGCGACGCCGCCGATCGTGCCCCAGATGGAGCCGCGGCCGCCGAGGAGCAGCGTGCCGCCCAGCACGACCGCGGCGATCGAGAGCAGCGCATAGCCGCCCTGCTGCCCGACGGTCGGGCTGCCGACGCCGAGGCGGCTCGCGAGCAGCAGTCCGGCGAGCCCTGCGAACACGGAGCACAGCACGTGCGCCCAGATCAGCGGCATCCGCGTGTGCACGCCGCTGAGCCGTGCGATCTCCGGGTCGCCGCCGACGGCGTACAGGTGCGCGCCGGTGCGGGTGCGGTTCAGCAGCACCCAGACCACCACGGCGAGCACGATCATGATGATCGTCGACACCGGGACGGGCCCGACGCCGGTGGCGCCGATCAGCTGGAACGCCCAGGGGACGTTGCCCGCCGAGCCCTCGAAGTTCGTGTTGAGGATGCCCTGGAGGATCAGCCCCACGCCGAGCGTGGCGATGAAGCCGTTCACCTTGAGCACCGTCACGATCACGCCGTTGAGCAGCCCGATGCCCGCGCACACCAGCAGCGTGACGGCCACGGCGACCGGGATGTTGCCGGGGTTGCCGTTCATCAGGGTGGCCGCGAGCAGGCTCGACAGGCTGATGACGTAGGTGACGGAGAGGTCGAGCGACGCCCCGAGCACCACGAGCGTCTGCCCGATCGCGACCAGTCCGAGCACGCTCATGCCGGTCAGCACGTCGCGGATGTTGCCGGGGCTGAGGAAGTTGCGGCCGACGGTCGCGACGAGGATCGCCCCGACCACGAGGGTCAGCACGAGGATGCCGAGCACGATCACGGTGGAGTCGATGCGCAGCCGGGGGCGGGTGGCGGTGGTCATCGCTGGCCTCCCTCGGTCGAGGGGCGCGCATCCGCACCGGTCGCCGCGGCGAGGATCTCGTGCTCCGCGGAGCCCGCGGGCAGCTCGGCGACCAGCTCCCCGTCGTGCATCACCAGGATGCGGTCGCTCATGCCGATCACCTCCGGCAGCTCGCTCGAGACCATCAGCACGGCCGTGCCCTGCGCCGCGAGCTGGCGCATCAGCTCGTACACCGCGTACTTCGCGCCCACGTCGATGCCGCGTGTCGGCTCGTCGAACAGCACGATCTGCGGTCCGGTGAGCAGCCACTTCGCGAGCACGACCTTCTGCTGGTTGCCGCCGGAGAGGTACCGCACCTCCTGGTCGAGCCCGCGCGACGACACCTCCAGCGCGCTGAGCACGCCGGGCACCTCGCGGCGCGACGCGGCCGTGCGCCCGGCGAACACGCTGCGCACGACCAGCAGGGCGTTGTCGAGCACCGACTGGCCGAGCGCGAGGCCCTGCGCCTTGCGGTCCTCCGACACGAGCGCGAGCCCCGCACGGACGGCCGCCCGGGGGCCGGTGATGCGCACGGGGGCGCCGTCGATGCGCATCGTGCCGCGCGTGAACGCCTGGATGCCGAACACGCCCTCCACGAGCTCCGTGCGTCCGGAGCCCTGGAGCCCGGCGACGCCGACGATCTCGCCGGCGCGCAGCGTGATCGACACCCCGTCCACGTAGGCGTTGCCGCAGCCGTCGAGCTCGAGCCGCGGCTCCCCCACCTCGGTGCCCTCGAGCGCGTCGGGGAAGTACGACTGGATGGAGCGGCCGACCATGCGCCGCACGAGCTCGTCGGTCGTGAGCGCCGCGGTGTCGTCGGTGGACACGAGGGCGCCGTCCTTGAGGATGGTGATGCGGTCGCAGAGGTCGAAGATCTCCTTGAGCCGGTGCGACACGTAGAGCACCGCGACCCCGCGCGAGGTGAGCCGGCGGATGATGGCGTACAGCAGCTCGACCTCGCGGTCGCTGAGCGCCGCCGTCGGCTCGTCCATCGAGATGACCCGGGCGTCGAACGACAGGGCCTTCACGATCTCGACGATCTGCTGCTCGGCGACGGTGAGCGAGCCGACGCGGGCCTGCGGGTCGATGAACGACACTCCGAGGTCGTCGAGCAGTGCGCTCGTCTTCGCGTTCATGCCGCGCACGTCCACGAAGCCCGCCCGGCGCGGCTCACGTCCGAGGTACACGTTCTGCGCGACCGTGCGCTCGGGCAGGAGGGTGAATTCCTGGAACACGGTCACGATGCCCGCGTCCATGGCCTGACGCGGGTGCGCGTGGTGCACCTCTTCGCCGAGGTACGTCAGGGTGCCCTCGTCGGCGGGCTGCACTCCGGCGATGATCTTCATGAGCGTGGACTTGCCCGCACCGTTCTCGCCCACGAGGCCGTGCACCTCACCCGGTCGCACGTCCAGGTCGACGCCGTGCAGCACCTCCACGCCGAAGAACGACTTGCGGATGCCGCGCGCCGCGAGCACGGGCTGCGTCGTCGTGGCGGTCATGCCGTCACCTCCACCCATCGGCCGTCGTGCGCCGCCGAGTCGAGCACGGCCTCGGTGAGCACGGCGGAGCGGTGTCCGTCGGCGAAGGTCGGGAGTCCGTCCGGTCGGGCCCCGCCGATCGCGGCGTACACGTCCGCCACGAAGCCGTTGAACGCGTCCTGGTAGCCCATCGCATGCCCCGCTGGCACCCGCTGCAGCCGGGCCGCATCGGCGCCGGCGGTCGCGGGGTCGCGCAGCAGCAGCCGGGACTCCTCGCGCATCCCGACCCAGAGCTCCTCCGGGCGCTCCTGCTCGAACCGCAGGCTCTGCCGCGAGCCGTGCAGCTCCAAAGTGAGGGCGTTCTTCCGCCCCGGTGCCATCTGCGAGATGAGCAGCGTGCCGAGCGCGCCGGAGCCGGTCTCGACGAGCACGGCGACGAGATCCTCGGTGTCGACGGCGTGCCCGCCGCGCTCCGCGTAGACGCGGCGGCTGCGGGCGCTGAGGGCACGGATGCGCTCTCCCGTGACGAACTCGATCAGGTCGCACAGGTGCGAGCCGATGTCGGCGAAGGCGCGCGAGGCGCCGCCTGCCTCAGACCTCACGCGCCAGTCGTCGTCACCGGGCAGCAGCATCCAGTCCTGGAGGTAGGAGCAGTCGAGGGTGAGCAGGTCTCCCGCCTCTCCCCTGGCGATGCGGGCCCTGGCCTCGCGCACCATGGGGTGGTAGCGGTAGATGAAGGGGACGGCGCCGATGAGGCCGGCCGCGGCGGCCGCCTCCGCGAGCTCGCGGGCGTCGTCCGCGGTGGTCGCGAGCGGCTTCTCGCAGATCACGTGCTTGCCGGCGTGCAGCGCGCGGCGCGCGAGGTCGGCGTGCGTGGCGTTGGGGGTGCAGATGTGCACCACGTCGATGTCGTCGGCGTCGAGGAGGGCGTCGGCGTCGACCTCCGCCCGTTCGGCCCCCAGGGCCTGCGCCGCATCGCGTCCGCCCGCGGCCGACCGGGTGGCGATCGCCCGCAGCTCTCCCCCTGCGTCGCGCGCTGCCGCGCGGTGGACGCGGGCCATGAATCCCCCGCCGAGGATGCCGGCTCGGATCGTCCCGAGACCGGTGTCTGTGACATCCGTTGTCATGTCGGGGAGTCTGACACACCCCGAACGACTTTTGCTAGCTTTTCGTCAAAAGTTGTTCGAACCGAATTCGAAGTTCTGCGTCTGCACTCCGAAGTGCTGTGGTTTACTGACCGAATGGTTGACGTGCTGAGGCCGGTCACGGTGCCCTCCCCGGGGACGGGCGAGATCTTCCAGATCCTCCGCGACGGCCAGGCGCGCACCAAGGCCGAGCTCGCGGCGCTCACCGGACTCGCCCGCTCGACCGTCGCCCTCCGTGTCGACGCGCTCCTCGCCGCCGGGCTCCTGCGGCCGGCGGGCGAAGCCGCCTCCACGGGCGGACGCCCGCCCGCGCGGGTGGCCTTCAATCCCCGCGCCGGACTCTCGCTCGCGGTCGACCTCGGGGCCACGCACGCCACGGTCGCGGTCGCCGATCTGTCCGGCGTCATCCTCGACGCCCGCACGCGCACGATCGACATCGGCGACGGCCCCGAGAAGCTCCTCGACACCATCCTGGCCGACGGCGCCGCGCTGCTCGCGGCGACCGCGGACGGACTACCGCTGGTCGGCGTCGGCATCGGGGTGCCCGGCCCCGTCGAGCACTCGACCGGACGGCCCACGAACCCGCCGATCATGCCGGGGTGGGACCGCTTCGACGTTCCCGCCTATGTGCAGCGGACATTCGACGTGCCCGTGCTGGTCGACAACGACGTGAACATCCTCGCGCTCGGCGAGCAGGCCACCAGCTGGCCCCGCGTCGACGACCTGATCTTCGTCAAGGTGTCCACGGGCATCGGCGCCGGCATCATCGCGGGCGGACAGCTGCAGCGCGGAGCCCAGGGCTCGGCGGGCGACATGGGCCACGTGCAGGTGCCGCGGGGGGCGGGATCCGAGCGCGATCCGGACGACGAGCGCGACCTCGAGGCCCTGGCCAGCGGCTCGGCCCTCGCGATCGCGCTGCGCGCCGCGGGGCACGAGGTGCACAGCGCCTCCGACGTGGTCGACCTCGTGCGCGGAGGCAACGCGGCGGCGATCGAGGCGACCCGGCAGGCGGGCCGCGACGTGGGCGAGGTGCTCGCCACCGTCGTGAACCTCCTCAACCCGTCGATCATCGTGCTGGGCGGCAGCATCGCGCGGGCCGGCGAGCATCTGCTGGCCGGTGTCCGCGAGGTCGTGTACCGCCGGTCGATCCCCCTCGCCACCCAGCACCTGGCCATCGTGCAGTCCCAGGCCGGAGACCGGGCCGCGGTGCTGGGGGCGGCGATCATGGTCGCCCGCGAGGTGCTCTCCCCCGCGAGCGTCGACCGCTATGTCGCGGCGAAGGGGTCGAAGTCGGCCGACAGCGCGCCGACCTGATCGAGCGTGCTGGCCACCTCGACGAAGCGGCGCTGTTCCGCGGCCTCCTCGATCGACAGCAGCGTGTCGAGCACGTGGTACGCGAACTCGCCCGTGGCGACGTGCGGGCGGTCGTCCGCGATCGAGCGGACCATGTCCAACAGGCCGATGCCGCGACCGGCGAGCACGCCCTCCTGGGCGACGTCGACGATCTCCTGCTCCACGGGCTCCGGCGGCACGAAGTGGCGCGCGAGCGGGCGGGTGATCGTGATCGGTCCCCCGAAGGTGTTGGGGTCGGGGATCGTGATCGTGCCCTCGGTCCCGGTGATCTCCACGATGCCCTGCCGCACGAGGGGCGAGTCGGTGCTGTAGAGGCTCTGGGCCTGACCGCCGCCCTCGAAGTCGAGCAGCACGCTCAGCGTCGACGGGATCTCGACGGGGAACTCCTGCCCGGCGAGCTCGCCGACCTGCACCCGCCTGGTCGGCGCACCCTGCAGCCCGAGCGCGGCGACCGCCGCCACCGGGCCGAACACGTGCACGAGCGTCGAGACGTAGTACGGGCCCATGTCGAGCAGCGGACCAGCGCCCCTGGCGTAGAGGAACGCCGGGTTCGGGTGGAAGATCTCCGGGCCCTGCCACTGGAACGTCGTCTGCCCGAACAGCGGCCGCCCGATGTCGCCGCGGGCGATCGCGCGCTTCGCGGTCTGCACCCCGGGGCCGAGCACCGTGTCGGGCGCGGCGCCGATGCGCCGTCCGGCCGCCTCGGCGGTGCGCAGCAGCCGGCTGGCCTCCTCCCGGCTCACGCCGAGCGGCTTCTCCGTCCACACGTGCTTCCCGGCGCGGATGATCGCCTCGGACACCGCGACGTGCGCGGCCGGGATCGTGAGGTTGACGACCACGGCGATGTCGGGGTCGTCGAGCACCACGTCCACGCCGCCCGCCCGCGGCACGCCGTACGCCTCGGCCTGAGCGCGGGCGCGCTCCGGGAGGAGGTCGCCGATCGCGAGCACCCGCACGTCGGGGAACCGGGTCAGGTTCTGCAGGTACTGGTCGCTGATGTTGCCCGCGCCGATGATGCCGACGCCGACCGCGTCGCCTGCGCGCCCCATCAGCCCGCGACCTCCGCGTCGAGGAACCGCCGACTGCGCTCGATCGCGTCGAACAGGTCGCCCTCGTAGTGGTCGAACTCCACGATGGCGAGCTCGAGCGCGGGGGCCGCCGCGATGGCCGCCACGAGCGGGACGGCGCCGTCGCCCGCGGGCACCTGGTCCGCCGGCGGGTAGGCGTCGAGCAGGGCGGGGTCGAGCGTGCCGTCCTTGGCGTGCACCGCGATCACGCGGTCGCCCAGGCGCTCCAGCAGGGCCTCGGGGTCGACCCCACCGCGCGCCACCCAGTAGAGGTCCACCTCCAGCACCACGCGGTCGTCGAGCAGGCCCGCCAGCACCTCCAGCCCCGTCACGCCGTCGAACGCGGCCTCGAGCTCGTGGGCGTGGTTGTGGTAGCCGACGCGCACGCCCATCGCGGCGCCGACCTCGGCCGCGGCGTTGAGCAGTCGGGCGGTCTCGGCGATCTGCTCCACCGACTCCCAGCGGGCAGGTTCGGTGTACGGGTCGATCACGGTGTGCATGCCGAGCGTCTTCGCCGCCGCGAACACCTCGGCGGGCGCGGGCACGGGCAGGGTGGTGCCGCTGCCGTCCGGGTTGACGAACGACTCCGACGCCAGGAACGCGTGTCCGGAGGGCGCGGTGAGGCCGGCGGCGGCGAGCGCGGCGGCCATCGCCTCGGCCCTGCGCACGAAGTCGTACGGCTCGACGGCCGTGAACCCGCGCGCGGCGACGGCGGCGAGAGTGCCGTCGAGGTCGGCCTCCAGCTGCTCGCGGATGGTGAACAGCTGCAGGGACGTCTGGATCGTCATCGGTCGTGCTCCTCGGGTCGTCGGCGACTCGCGGGTGGTGCCCCGCGCTGGCACGCTATCACCGAATACCTCCACATGGAAGTTTTGGTCGCACTAGACTCGGCCCATGCCCCCCTCCTCCGCCGACGGTCCCGAGCGCCCACGCGCCCGCGGCGCCTACGCCAAGGGGATCGCGCGTCGGCAGGAGATCCTCGACCGCGCGATCGAGGTGTTCGCGACCCGCGGCGCCGACCGCACGAGCCTGCGCGCGATCGCCAGCGAGGTCGGCGTCACGCACGCCGCGCTCACGCACTACTTCGGCTCCCTGGAGGAGCTCCTGGTCGCGGTCTACCGCGAGAGCAACGCCCCTGGCCGGCACCCCGAGGCGCGAGACGACGCGACGCCCGTGGAGAGCATGATCCTGTCGGCCAGGGTCAACCGCGAGGTGCCAGGCCTCGTGCAGCTGTACTCGGCCCTGGTGGCCTCCGCGCTGGAGGAGGGCCATCCGGCGGCGAGGGAGTTCGCCACCGACCGGTTCGCGCGACTGCGAGCGAGCATCGCCGCGACCGTGCGGCAGCAGCAGCGCGAGGGGCGCATCCGCGACGACGCCGACCCCGAGGCGGTCGCGGCCCTGGTCATCGCCGCCTCGGACGGCCTGCAGACGCAGTGGCTGCTCGACCCCGACGCCCCGCAGCACGAGGCGCTGACACTGCTGGACCGCCTGCTCCGCCCCACCTCGGGTGCCGAGCCCCGACCACCGGAGGATGACCGCGCATGAGCACAGGACGGGTCGTGGTGGGCGGGTCCACCGGATTCATGGGGCAGTACCTCACCGAACGCCTGCGCGGGCAGGGGCGGGAGGTCGTCACGGTCTCTCGCGCGGGCGCCGACCTCGCCTGGACCGACCAGGCCGGGATCGACGCCGCGGTCGAGGGTTCCGCGCTCGTCCTCGGCCTCGCGGGCAAGAGCGTCAACTGCCGGTACACGCCGGCGAACCGCGCCGAGATCTTCCGCTCCCGGCTCGACACCACCGCCGCCCTGCGCACCGCGATCGCGCGCGCCTCGGCCCCGCCCGCCCTGTGGATCAACTCGTCCACCGCGACGATCTACCGCCACGCCGAGGACCGGCCGATGACCGAGGCGGACGGCGAGCTCGGCAGCGGCTTCTCGGTCGAGGTCGCGAAGGCCTGGGAGCGGGAGCTGTTCACGGGCGCGCTGCCCGGCACGCGCCGTGTCGCCCTGCGCAGCGCGATCGTGCTGGGCGACGGCGGAGTGCTCGGCCCGCTGCGCACCCTCGCCCGCCTGGGCCTCGGTGGTCCGCAGTACGACGGGCGCTGGCCGGTGAGCCGTGCGCGCCGGGAGGCCGGCACCGCGCATCGCTTCGGCGCACGCCGCGGTCGCCAGCGGTTCAGCTGGATCCACCTCGACGATGTGGCTCGGATCGTGGAGTTCCTGGAGCAGACGCCGGCGCTGGAGGGTCCGGTGAACGCCGCGTCGCCGAACCCCGTGGACAACGTCGCCTTCATGGCGGCCGTGCGTCGCGCGCTGGGGGTGCGTCTCGGCCCGCCGACGCCGCGGTGGATGCTGGAGCTGGGCGCGATCGGCATCCGCACCGAGACCGAGCTCGTCTTGAAGAGCCGGTGGGTGCTGCCCGAGAAGCTCCGTGCCGCGGGCTTCACGTTCCGCTATCCCGACCTCGATGAGGCGCTGCGCTCCTCCTTCGCCGCGTCGACCTGATCGCACCCCGGCGCGCGATCAGGTCGACGCCTCCGGCGAGGGTCACACCGAACGCTGCAGGGCCGGGAACGTCCAGCTCCCGTCGAGGAGCTCGGCCCGCGGACGGTACAGACGCACGAGGTAGTTCCACCCCTCCGGAATCGGGATCACGTTCGGCACGCCGTCGGGGTGGTCGCCGAACCGCACCGTGATGGCGCCGTCGTCGTCCCGGACTCCGGTGATGTTGTTGATCGTGTAGGCACCGCGGTCGTTCGGCTCGAAGAAGCCGTCGGCGTTGTACACCGAGATGGACCAGAACCCGTCCACGGGAACGTCGACCACTCGGAGCTCGTACCGCCCCCGCGGCAGCCGCGGGTCGACGCCGATGTACTGAGCCTCCCAGGAGGGCAGCCCTCCCCACCCCGCCGCGGTTCCGATCAGGTGACGGATCGGATCGACTTCGGCCTCGGCCCCGAACATGCGGTCGAAGCCGCGCAGGTTCCGCGCAAGAGTCAGCAGCGCCCCGCGTGTCTCGTCCAGGTCCGCGGGGTCGTCGTCGGGGAGGGGGAAGGGCTCGGCGGACGCACTGTCGATCCCGAGCTGATCCTGGAGCGCCGTCACGACGGCCACGTCTGCCTGGTCTTCCGGGTCGACGAGGATGCGCACCGCGACCACGACGTAGGGTGTGCCGAACCGCTCGGTGGTCAGCCGGTACTCTCCGGGGTCGTGGAAGACGGC
This genomic window contains:
- a CDS encoding DUF1214 domain-containing protein, whose product is MSAPVNVENFAVAETHRMMSDLQRDAGGVNRFRHNREPAAIEHQTVIRLNRDTLYSFAVVDIRAGATLTIPDHGDRYLSAMVVNERHYVDAVFHDPGEYRLTTERFGTPYVVVAVRILVDPEDQADVAVVTALQDQLGIDSASAEPFPLPDDDPADLDETRGALLTLARNLRGFDRMFGAEAEVDPIRHLIGTAAGWGGLPSWEAQYIGVDPRLPRGRYELRVVDVPVDGFWSISVYNADGFFEPNDRGAYTINNITGVRDDDGAITVRFGDHPDGVPNVIPIPEGWNYLVRLYRPRAELLDGSWTFPALQRSV